A genomic segment from Peribacillus sp. ACCC06369 encodes:
- a CDS encoding amino acid permease: protein MNLINNQEPTVKRNLNDNQEPTVKRNLKARHMTMIAIGGSIGTGLFLASGATIQSAGPGGALAAYACIGIMVYFLMTSLGEMATYMPVSGSFSTYATRFVDPAFGFALGWNYWFNWAVTLAVEIAAAAIIMKFWLPDVPSLIWSALFLGIVFTLNALSIKSFGESEYWFALIKVVAIIFFIIIGLLTILGVFGGKVIGFENFTMDEAPFKGGFLSIISIFLIAGFSFQGTELVGIAAGESEEPEKNVPNAIRQVFWRILLFYIGAILILGLLIPYTSPSLLNGDVENISVSPFTLVFERAGLAFAASVMNAVVLTSLLSAGNSGLYASTRMLWSMAKDNQAPKFLGKVNRRGIPMNALLITAFIGGLAFLTSIFGDHVFTWLLNASGLTGFIAWIGIAISHYRFRRAYVAQGGDLTELKYKAKWFPFGPIFSFILCMVVIAGQNYEAYLSGSIDWYGVTVSYIGLPIFLAIWLGYKIYHKTKLISLKDCQFDKTI from the coding sequence ATGAATCTCATTAATAATCAAGAACCGACAGTTAAAAGGAATCTCAATGATAATCAAGAACCGACAGTTAAAAGGAATCTGAAAGCAAGGCATATGACCATGATAGCCATTGGCGGTTCAATAGGAACCGGATTATTCCTGGCAAGCGGGGCAACCATCCAGAGTGCAGGGCCCGGTGGTGCCCTCGCTGCATATGCCTGCATTGGAATCATGGTTTATTTCCTTATGACGAGCTTAGGGGAAATGGCAACATATATGCCTGTATCGGGCTCATTTTCCACCTATGCCACGCGCTTTGTAGATCCCGCATTCGGCTTTGCACTTGGCTGGAATTATTGGTTTAACTGGGCAGTCACCCTTGCCGTGGAAATAGCTGCAGCAGCCATCATCATGAAATTCTGGCTCCCTGATGTACCCAGCCTTATCTGGAGTGCATTATTTCTTGGAATCGTCTTCACCCTCAACGCCCTATCCATTAAAAGCTTTGGTGAATCTGAATATTGGTTTGCTTTAATAAAAGTCGTCGCCATCATTTTCTTTATCATTATTGGATTATTGACCATCTTAGGGGTTTTTGGCGGAAAGGTGATCGGGTTTGAAAACTTCACCATGGATGAGGCTCCATTCAAGGGAGGGTTTTTATCGATCATCAGCATCTTTCTAATAGCGGGATTTTCTTTTCAAGGCACGGAACTGGTTGGTATTGCTGCCGGAGAAAGTGAGGAACCCGAAAAAAATGTTCCGAATGCGATCCGCCAAGTATTTTGGCGCATCCTATTGTTTTACATCGGGGCTATCCTCATACTCGGCCTGTTAATTCCTTATACGAGCCCAAGTTTGCTGAACGGGGATGTGGAAAATATTTCTGTAAGCCCTTTCACACTTGTTTTTGAACGCGCAGGACTTGCATTCGCGGCATCCGTCATGAATGCTGTCGTGTTAACTTCCTTACTATCCGCAGGGAACTCGGGGCTTTATGCATCAACACGGATGTTATGGTCGATGGCAAAAGATAATCAAGCTCCCAAATTCCTCGGCAAGGTCAATCGCAGGGGAATCCCGATGAATGCTTTGCTCATCACGGCATTTATTGGGGGACTCGCCTTCTTGACCTCCATTTTTGGGGACCATGTATTTACATGGCTATTGAACGCATCGGGGCTAACCGGCTTTATCGCCTGGATTGGAATTGCCATAAGCCATTATCGCTTTAGACGTGCCTATGTTGCACAAGGTGGTGACTTAACCGAATTGAAATATAAAGCAAAATGGTTTCCATTCGGGCCGATTTTTTCATTCATCCTTTGCATGGTTGTCATAGCAGGACAAAACTATGAAGCATACCTAAGCGGCAGCATCGACTGGTATGGCGTCACTGTCTCCTATATCGGATTACCGATATTCCTGGCAATTTGGTTAGGTTACAAAATTTATCATAAAACCAAATTAATTTCATTGAAAGATTGCCAATTTGATAAAACCATTTAG
- a CDS encoding peptidase, giving the protein MPDIKKRINQWIKDHREEGTDLLQKMVQAPSTQGNEAGAQAIVAEKLEEMGLQIDSWEPDGGELKKHSYFHSPRSDFSNSPNVVGIMKGTGGGRSIILNGHIDVVPDGDRAQWDDDPYSGAIKNGRMFGRGVTDMKGGNVSLILAMQALKENGIQLKGDVIFQSVIEEESGGAGTLAAVLRGYKADAALIPEPTNMRIFPKQQGSMWFRVHVKGRSAHGGTRYEGVSAIEKSMIVINHIRALEEKRNARISDPLYQNTPIPIPINLGVIEGGNWPSSVPDLVKIEGRMGVAPEETMEQAKDEMADWLVQLKEVDEWFKENPPVLEWFGARWVPGAIDVEHELMNALVHQYRRVAGQDPVIEASPWGTDGGLLTHVGETPAIVFGPGVTEVAHYPNEYILLDNVFSTAEIIALTLIQWCGMEQDQDEAIPVGNKLTIQGNGN; this is encoded by the coding sequence GTGCCGGATATAAAAAAACGGATAAACCAATGGATCAAGGATCATCGGGAAGAAGGAACAGACCTATTGCAAAAAATGGTACAAGCCCCGAGTACGCAAGGAAATGAAGCCGGGGCACAGGCCATCGTCGCCGAAAAGCTGGAGGAAATGGGTTTGCAAATCGATAGTTGGGAACCTGACGGCGGCGAACTGAAGAAGCATTCTTATTTCCATTCTCCACGAAGTGATTTCTCCAACAGCCCTAATGTGGTGGGAATCATGAAAGGGACTGGAGGCGGCCGTTCCATCATTTTGAACGGGCACATCGATGTGGTTCCTGACGGTGACCGGGCACAATGGGACGACGATCCATATAGTGGAGCCATTAAGAATGGAAGAATGTTTGGACGTGGCGTAACCGATATGAAAGGGGGCAATGTGTCCCTGATCCTTGCCATGCAGGCATTGAAGGAAAATGGCATCCAATTAAAAGGAGATGTCATTTTTCAAAGTGTGATTGAAGAAGAAAGCGGCGGGGCCGGAACATTAGCAGCCGTCCTGAGGGGATATAAAGCTGATGCTGCCCTTATCCCTGAACCGACGAATATGAGGATTTTCCCGAAACAGCAGGGCTCGATGTGGTTCCGGGTCCATGTTAAAGGACGTTCAGCCCATGGCGGAACAAGGTATGAAGGCGTTAGTGCCATTGAAAAAAGCATGATCGTCATCAATCATATTCGGGCCTTGGAAGAGAAGCGAAATGCACGTATCAGTGACCCGCTTTATCAGAACACGCCTATTCCGATTCCAATCAATCTAGGTGTCATTGAAGGTGGCAATTGGCCGTCATCCGTTCCCGACCTTGTGAAAATCGAGGGGAGGATGGGCGTTGCGCCGGAGGAAACGATGGAGCAGGCGAAGGACGAAATGGCTGACTGGTTAGTGCAGCTGAAAGAAGTGGACGAATGGTTCAAGGAAAACCCGCCCGTATTGGAATGGTTTGGGGCACGCTGGGTTCCAGGAGCAATTGATGTAGAGCATGAACTGATGAATGCGCTTGTTCATCAATATCGGCGAGTTGCTGGACAGGACCCGGTCATTGAAGCCTCCCCGTGGGGAACGGATGGGGGATTGCTGACACATGTCGGTGAAACGCCCGCAATCGTATTCGGGCCTGGAGTAACCGAGGTTGCCCATTATCCAAATGAATACATCCTACTCGACAATGTGTTCTCGACAGCGGAGATCATTGCCCTTACTTTAATTCAATGGTGTGGAATGGAACAAGATCAGGATGAGGCTATTCCTGTAGGGAATAAGCTGACGATTCAAGGCAATGGCAATTAA
- a CDS encoding thiolase family protein, with the protein MNEVVIVAGARTAVGSFGKSLRNVKAIELGRQVLEGLMDNYGLGKEKVNEVIFGHGYVHGGGLNSARISSQMACFPHSVPGHVVIKACGSGLKAITNAALTIAAGQEDVIIAGGVESMSNVPYIVKNRWGGKFGNVTMEDALLADGLICSLGNEHMGITAERLAEKYGIRREEQDQFAYQSHKKAWKAIVEGRFDREIISLKIKDRKGLQIFNHDEGVREDIHLDQLASLPAVFKNEGTITAGNACPMNDGAAAVLLMSKQQAEEKGLKPLLKIKAFASAGVEPGVMGIGPVPATRKALAKAGLSLEDIGLIELNEAFAAQALAVIKELDLNQDIVNVNGGAIALGHPVGATGAKLTVTLMHEMLRSQVKYGMVTLCMAGGMGLSVIYENMCI; encoded by the coding sequence ATGAATGAGGTTGTCATCGTTGCTGGAGCGCGAACTGCAGTTGGATCCTTTGGCAAATCACTACGGAATGTTAAAGCTATCGAATTGGGCCGTCAAGTATTGGAAGGTTTAATGGATAATTATGGGTTAGGTAAAGAAAAGGTAAATGAAGTGATTTTCGGACATGGCTATGTCCACGGAGGCGGACTTAACTCGGCCCGAATTTCGTCGCAGATGGCATGTTTCCCACACAGTGTCCCAGGCCACGTTGTAATCAAAGCATGTGGATCAGGTTTAAAGGCCATTACCAACGCCGCTTTAACTATCGCTGCTGGTCAAGAAGACGTAATCATTGCCGGCGGAGTGGAGAGCATGAGCAATGTGCCTTATATCGTGAAAAATAGATGGGGCGGTAAATTTGGAAACGTAACGATGGAGGATGCTCTGCTGGCAGATGGATTAATATGTTCCTTGGGAAATGAGCATATGGGAATAACTGCCGAGCGCTTGGCTGAAAAATACGGTATCCGTCGTGAAGAACAGGATCAATTTGCTTACCAAAGCCACAAGAAGGCTTGGAAAGCTATAGTAGAGGGTCGCTTTGATAGAGAAATTATTTCGCTTAAAATCAAAGATCGAAAAGGACTTCAAATCTTCAACCATGACGAAGGTGTACGCGAGGACATTCATCTAGATCAACTAGCCAGTCTTCCAGCAGTATTCAAAAATGAAGGAACCATTACGGCAGGAAATGCCTGTCCTATGAATGATGGAGCTGCAGCTGTACTATTAATGTCCAAGCAGCAAGCAGAAGAAAAGGGATTAAAACCGCTCTTGAAAATAAAGGCTTTCGCCAGTGCAGGAGTTGAACCTGGAGTTATGGGGATTGGACCCGTACCAGCGACTCGAAAGGCATTGGCAAAAGCAGGTCTATCGTTAGAGGATATTGGACTGATTGAACTTAATGAAGCCTTTGCTGCCCAAGCACTTGCAGTGATCAAGGAGTTAGATTTGAATCAGGATATTGTCAATGTCAATGGAGGGGCAATTGCACTTGGTCACCCTGTAGGAGCAACAGGTGCAAAATTGACAGTCACATTGATGCATGAAATGTTGCGTTCACAAGTTAAGTACGGAATGGTAACGTTGTGTATGGCAGGTGGAATGGGACTTTCAGTAATCTATGAGAATATGTGTATTTAA
- a CDS encoding 3-oxoacid CoA-transferase subunit B, producing the protein MGMAVDVRNRIAKRAAKEIHDGLIVNLGIGIPTLVADHIPQDIHVLFHAENGVLGTGPSPDPGKEDPALCNAGGFPITTVMGASYFDSATAFGMIRKGYIDITILGALEVSEKGDLANWIVPGKRVPGMGGAMELAQKAKKVIVLMNHVNKQGESKILKTCTLPLTARQSVDLIITEMAVMEVTEEGLVLKEVMAPYTVDDVIRNTEATLKIHAAVNTIE; encoded by the coding sequence ATGGGCATGGCAGTAGATGTACGAAATCGCATCGCGAAACGCGCCGCCAAGGAAATCCATGACGGATTGATCGTCAATTTAGGCATCGGCATTCCTACCCTGGTGGCCGACCATATACCTCAAGATATCCATGTGCTGTTCCATGCGGAAAATGGCGTTCTCGGTACAGGTCCAAGTCCGGATCCGGGGAAAGAAGATCCTGCCCTCTGTAATGCGGGAGGGTTCCCGATCACCACTGTAATGGGCGCTTCATACTTTGACAGTGCAACTGCATTTGGAATGATCCGGAAAGGATACATCGACATCACCATCCTTGGAGCCTTGGAAGTCAGTGAAAAGGGGGACTTGGCGAATTGGATCGTCCCAGGTAAGCGAGTGCCAGGGATGGGTGGGGCGATGGAGCTTGCCCAGAAAGCCAAAAAGGTGATCGTCCTGATGAATCACGTGAATAAGCAGGGTGAATCGAAGATATTGAAGACCTGTACGCTTCCATTGACGGCAAGGCAAAGTGTGGATTTAATCATTACGGAGATGGCTGTCATGGAAGTTACGGAAGAGGGATTGGTGCTGAAGGAAGTCATGGCGCCATATACCGTTGATGATGTGATAAGGAATACAGAGGCGACATTGAAAATCCATGCTGCTGTCAACACCATTGAATAG
- a CDS encoding CoA transferase subunit A — MKQVITKKNKIVTLEEALEHISDGCTLMYGGFGGVGTPPTLVQGILAKGVKDLTLIGNDTGFPDIGIGRLVTAERAKKVIASHIGSNPNAGRLMTEGKLQVEFSPQGTLAERIRAGGVGLGGIFVDVGIGTIAEEGKNKMVIEGKEYLVETALTAEVSIVHAKKADSLGNLVYDKTACNFNPLVAMAGAFTIAEVEEIVPAGELDPECIATPGIYVDMVIPTKGVNWKWAWQ, encoded by the coding sequence ATGAAGCAGGTCATTACGAAGAAAAACAAAATTGTGACCCTGGAAGAAGCACTGGAGCATATTTCCGATGGATGCACGCTCATGTATGGCGGATTTGGCGGAGTGGGGACTCCCCCCACGCTCGTGCAGGGTATCCTGGCCAAAGGTGTTAAGGATTTGACCTTGATTGGCAATGATACTGGATTCCCTGATATCGGCATTGGCCGGCTTGTGACTGCTGAAAGGGCAAAGAAAGTCATCGCCTCACATATCGGATCCAATCCTAATGCAGGCAGGCTCATGACTGAAGGAAAGCTGCAAGTGGAGTTTTCACCGCAAGGGACATTAGCAGAACGGATTCGTGCTGGCGGTGTAGGCTTAGGCGGGATTTTTGTCGATGTCGGGATTGGCACGATAGCCGAAGAAGGCAAGAACAAGATGGTCATAGAAGGAAAAGAATATTTGGTGGAAACCGCGTTGACCGCTGAAGTCAGCATCGTCCATGCGAAAAAGGCAGATTCACTAGGGAATTTAGTGTACGACAAGACTGCATGCAATTTCAATCCGCTGGTAGCGATGGCAGGGGCCTTCACGATTGCGGAAGTGGAAGAAATCGTTCCTGCAGGCGAATTGGATCCGGAGTGTATTGCCACACCAGGCATTTATGTAGATATGGTGATTCCGACAAAAGGGGTGAATTGGAAATGGGCATGGCAGTAG
- a CDS encoding aspartate aminotransferase family protein has translation MTRNYLIKPTLDHDYPTISHGNGIYLYDTDGKQYIDGSSGAVTASIGHGVIDVVDAMTEQARKVSFAYRSHFTSEAAEALAKKLSDLAPGDLNWSFFVNSGSEATETAMKIAIQHWQEKGYERKNRIVSRWTSYHGITMGALSMSGHVPRRKRFVPLLEDFPSISAPYCYRCPYNNESSGCKLQCANELETAIQRVGSENIAAFIAEPIIGASAGAVTPPDGYYQRIKEICENYDILFIADEVMTGIGRTGKMFAMEHWGVDPDIIALGKGMSAGYTPMAATMVSDRVMEPILKGSNSIMAGHTYSANPLSAAVSLEVLSYIEGNDLVQAAEDKGQYLFKKLQGLAGKFDIIGDVRGKGLLLGLEFVSNRISKTPFDLQIGLTTRLVNKAFAKGLLIYPAAGAIEGIAGDAVILSPPLIITNEEIDRLVKILEASLEELQRELHSEGLIEDMQAI, from the coding sequence ATGACACGCAATTATTTGATTAAGCCTACTTTAGATCATGACTATCCCACTATCTCTCATGGGAATGGAATTTATCTTTATGATACAGATGGAAAACAGTATATAGACGGATCATCAGGTGCTGTTACGGCAAGTATTGGCCATGGTGTAATAGACGTTGTCGATGCAATGACGGAGCAGGCCCGCAAAGTTTCTTTTGCATACAGGTCTCATTTTACGAGTGAAGCCGCAGAAGCATTAGCCAAAAAGCTAAGTGATTTGGCTCCAGGGGATTTGAATTGGTCATTTTTCGTGAATAGCGGATCCGAAGCGACCGAAACGGCGATGAAGATAGCGATTCAGCATTGGCAAGAAAAAGGATATGAGCGAAAAAATCGTATCGTCTCCAGATGGACGAGTTATCACGGGATTACGATGGGCGCTTTATCGATGTCAGGTCATGTACCGAGGAGAAAGCGTTTTGTTCCGCTATTGGAAGATTTCCCTAGCATTTCCGCTCCCTACTGTTATCGCTGTCCTTATAATAATGAATCTTCCGGCTGCAAGCTTCAGTGTGCTAATGAACTGGAAACAGCCATTCAAAGGGTCGGCTCCGAGAATATCGCAGCCTTCATCGCAGAGCCGATCATCGGGGCATCCGCTGGTGCTGTAACACCGCCGGATGGCTACTATCAAAGGATTAAGGAAATCTGCGAAAACTATGACATTCTTTTTATCGCCGATGAGGTAATGACGGGAATCGGACGGACAGGAAAAATGTTCGCGATGGAACATTGGGGAGTCGACCCGGATATCATCGCATTGGGTAAAGGAATGAGCGCCGGTTATACTCCAATGGCAGCCACAATGGTTAGTGACCGTGTCATGGAGCCCATTTTAAAAGGCTCGAATTCAATCATGGCTGGACACACATATAGTGCAAATCCTCTATCTGCAGCCGTTTCATTGGAAGTGCTTTCCTACATTGAGGGAAATGACCTGGTTCAGGCGGCTGAAGATAAAGGTCAATATCTGTTTAAGAAGCTGCAAGGGTTGGCTGGGAAATTCGACATAATTGGTGATGTACGGGGGAAAGGGCTTCTCCTCGGACTTGAGTTTGTCTCCAATCGGATTTCAAAAACGCCATTCGACTTGCAAATTGGCCTGACCACTAGGCTTGTCAATAAGGCTTTTGCGAAGGGATTGTTGATCTATCCTGCTGCGGGTGCGATTGAAGGAATCGCTGGTGATGCGGTTATCCTATCTCCGCCATTAATCATTACGAATGAAGAAATCGATCGCCTCGTCAAGATACTGGAAGCTTCCCTTGAAGAGTTGCAGCGTGAATTGCACTCGGAAGGCTTGATTGAGGACATGCAGGCTATTTAG
- a CDS encoding ferredoxin, producing the protein MAKYTWVDKETCIACGACGSTGPEIYDYDDQGIAFVILDDNQGIAEVPEILHEDMQDAMEGCPTESILIQDEPFSW; encoded by the coding sequence ATGGCTAAATACACATGGGTTGATAAAGAAACCTGTATTGCCTGCGGGGCGTGCGGTTCAACAGGTCCTGAAATTTATGACTATGACGATCAAGGGATTGCTTTTGTGATCTTGGATGATAATCAGGGGATTGCCGAAGTTCCTGAAATCCTGCATGAGGACATGCAGGATGCTATGGAAGGCTGCCCTACAGAGTCAATCCTGATTCAGGATGAACCTTTTAGCTGGTAA